A genomic stretch from Dermochelys coriacea isolate rDerCor1 chromosome 24, rDerCor1.pri.v4, whole genome shotgun sequence includes:
- the LOC122457420 gene encoding uncharacterized protein LOC122457420: MVVAGPSLCPTMVDLICSQETVSKAPAPPPSVCLSLLVSGSNRIPSCVPHLSCGSGGAAACPPRQDSLKILRTRSLRELCCEDTPKTVGYSLFGVHSAWGQRLSGGTTVLSLHSSPGLRHQLCLVTTAPHCKHHCDSSAEFPLPAPWDPPSRCWKQGELPIGFACLEYVTPAPGLSDSLLAAPIPGVSAPYTQRFAGDGAARPLSPLTWQPSIRGSSCFILLVRGDFPSQAAGPDAVCAAEFGVGMAQLLWMPEAGPGNDSNFASCMQLPQEIASQKTTELLNVKRCGPGPGA, from the exons ATGGTGGTAGCTGGCCCATCACTCTGCCCCACTATGGTTGATCTTATATGCTCACAAGAAACGGTCAGCAAAGCACCAG CTCCCCCCCCgtcggtctgtctgtctctaCTTGTCTCAGGCTCAAACCGAATCCCCTCCTGCGTTCCTCACTTGAGCTGTGGCAGCGGTGGAGCAGCAGCCTGCCCACCCCGCCAGGACAGCTTAAAAATCCTCCGAACTCGCAGTTTGCGCGAACTGTGCTGTGAAGACACCCCTAAGACTGTCGGCTACTCTTTGTTCGGTGTGCACAGCGCCTGGGGTCAGAGGCTCAGTGGTGGTACCACAGTACTATCACTTCACAGCAGCCCAGGCCTGCGACACCAACTCTGCTTGGTTACAACGGCACCACACTGTAAACATCACTGCGATAGCTCAGCGGAATTCCCCCTTCCAGCTCCGTGGGACCCGCCTAGTCGCTGCTGGAAGCAGGGGGAGTTGCCCATTGGCTTCGCCTGCCTGGAATATGTCACACCAGCTCCAGGTTTATCAGACTCCCTGCTAGCAGCACCGATCCCAGGTGTGTCCGCCCCATACACACAGCGATTCGCTGGAGACGGCGCTGCCAGGCCCCTTTCTCCTTTGACATGGCAGCCGTCGATTAGGGGCAGCTCCTGTTTCATTCTTTTGGTGAGAGGGGATTTCCCGTCGCAAGCCGCTGGGCCAGATGCCGTGTGCGCTGCCGAGTTCGGGGTGGGGATGGCACAGCTCTTGTGGATGCCAGAAGCTGGCCCCGGGAACGACTCAAACTTTGCCTCCTGCATGCAGCTGCCTCAGGAAATAGCGTCACAGAAAACCACAGAACTTCTGAATGTAAAACGATGTGGCCCGGGCCCGGGAGCCTGA